Proteins from one Lacrimispora sphenoides genomic window:
- a CDS encoding glycoside hydrolase family 5 protein, translated as MDLLQVRNGKIVDESGNPVYLRGTCVGGWMNMEDFINGYPGTESGMKREMAKAIGAGKAELFFETILDNFLAEEDIRLIRETGANCIRIPLSYRHFEDDQNPFIYKEEGFKRLDAVLDACERQGVYVILDMHALSGWQNCHWHSDNERGAVLLWSFRHFQERIIALWEAIAQRYRDRNAVAGYDLMNEPSTGTPTGEHAYDFYEFYQSDWKAINKLYREIADAVRKIDKKHILFLEGDNYSRNFEGLEKPFEDHLVYSSHNYIPPGYGPGTYPGHYGGVYWDKNRQRTEFLNHQGTQFALKHNVPLWVGEFGSQYHGFPEELPYRLASMEDQLDIYNTYGVHWTTWTYKDPGIMGWVFLDPESEYMKIIQPVQEQKRILGAENFVADYAGVAEGRKKSRALADYILDVMGETRIDKASNAFVMNYGVLNGYAGAMLQPAYARRFAGYSEDDLERIAGGFKLENCVKNQPYLNLLKHMLH; from the coding sequence ATGGACTTATTACAGGTAAGAAACGGTAAAATCGTGGATGAATCGGGAAATCCTGTGTACCTTCGCGGTACCTGCGTGGGCGGCTGGATGAACATGGAGGATTTTATCAACGGATATCCGGGTACTGAGAGCGGGATGAAGAGGGAGATGGCCAAAGCCATTGGTGCAGGCAAGGCAGAATTGTTTTTTGAGACCATCCTCGACAACTTCCTGGCTGAGGAGGATATCCGGCTGATCCGGGAAACCGGAGCCAACTGCATTCGCATTCCTTTGAGTTACCGGCATTTTGAGGATGACCAAAATCCCTTTATATATAAGGAAGAGGGATTTAAACGGCTGGATGCCGTACTGGATGCCTGTGAACGCCAGGGTGTCTACGTAATCCTGGATATGCATGCCTTGTCCGGCTGGCAGAACTGTCACTGGCACAGTGATAACGAGCGGGGCGCGGTTCTTCTCTGGAGCTTCCGCCATTTTCAGGAACGGATCATCGCACTCTGGGAGGCGATTGCACAAAGATACAGGGACAGAAATGCGGTAGCGGGCTACGATCTGATGAATGAGCCATCCACAGGAACGCCCACCGGCGAACATGCCTATGACTTTTATGAGTTCTATCAGTCGGACTGGAAGGCAATCAACAAACTGTACCGGGAGATAGCAGATGCGGTCCGAAAAATTGATAAAAAGCACATCCTGTTTCTGGAGGGGGATAATTATTCCAGGAATTTTGAAGGGCTGGAGAAGCCTTTTGAGGATCATCTGGTGTACAGCAGCCACAACTATATACCCCCGGGATATGGGCCGGGGACGTACCCGGGACACTATGGAGGGGTGTACTGGGATAAGAATAGGCAGAGGACTGAATTCCTTAACCACCAGGGGACACAGTTTGCCTTGAAGCACAATGTACCTCTGTGGGTAGGGGAGTTCGGTTCCCAGTACCATGGTTTTCCGGAGGAGCTTCCATACCGACTGGCTTCTATGGAGGATCAGCTGGATATTTACAACACGTATGGAGTCCACTGGACCACCTGGACCTATAAGGACCCCGGCATTATGGGATGGGTATTCTTAGATCCGGAGAGCGAATATATGAAGATCATTCAGCCGGTCCAGGAACAAAAACGCATCCTGGGAGCTGAGAATTTCGTCGCAGATTATGCAGGGGTGGCGGAGGGCAGAAAGAAATCCCGCGCGCTTGCCGATTATATCCTGGATGTGATGGGAGAAACCAGGATTGACAAAGCTTCCAATGCGTTTGTGATGAATTACGGTGTACTTAACGGCTATGCGGGCGCTATGCTGCAGCCGGCTTACGCCAGGCGTTTTGCCGGATACAGTGAGGATGACTTAGAGCGCATCGCCGGAGGCTTTAAGCTGGAAAACTGTGTGAAGAACCAGCCTTATCTGAATCTTCTGAAACATATGCTGCATTGA
- a CDS encoding glycoside hydrolase family 3 C-terminal domain-containing protein: protein MDFEKRARKLVGQMTLEEKASQLRFDAPAVKRLGIPRYHWWNESLHGVARAGTATMFPQAIGMAAMFDEEMMKEIGTAAGMEARAKYNAYSALEDRDIYKGLTLWSPNVNIFRDPRWGRGHETYGEDPYLSGRLGVGFIQGIQGEGEYLLAAACAKHFAVHSGPEEQRHTFDARVSRKDLWETYLPAFEACVTEGKVEGVMGAYNRTNGEPCCGSKTLIQDILKEKWKFDGYFVSDCWAIKDFHENHHVTDTAAQSAAMALRNGCDINCGNTYLHILSSYEQGLVTEEEITEAAVHAVRTRMRLGLFDKDCPYNQIPYETVGCKKHRELAIHAAEKSMVLLKNNGLLPLDRKLKKVAVIGPNADSRWPLIANYHGTAPRYVTVLDGIENLLDEDARIFYSEGCHTMKDRVERLALPGDRISEAVTAALKAELAIICVGLDERYEGEQQDLGNRFDEAISMADKPSLALPESQRRLLTALIETGIPLVVINMSGSAMDLAWLDQAESVKAILQAWYPGAEGGMAVARVLFGKTSPSGRLPVTFYRSEEEIPPYEDYSMKNRTYRYMKEEALYPFGFGLSYTSFRYRDLECVPAGDGSVSVSVKVRNEGPADGEEVVQVYMKNLDSSLAVRNHSLCAFARVSLAKGQEREVSFCLPGLAFCVVDQDGERRLDGHRYDIYAGGSQPDGRSCLLMGSEPLRARVEL from the coding sequence ATGGATTTTGAAAAGAGGGCCAGGAAATTAGTCGGTCAGATGACATTAGAAGAGAAGGCCTCCCAGCTAAGATTTGATGCCCCGGCAGTCAAAAGACTGGGGATCCCCAGATACCACTGGTGGAATGAATCGCTTCATGGCGTGGCCAGGGCGGGGACGGCAACTATGTTTCCCCAGGCCATCGGTATGGCGGCTATGTTTGATGAGGAGATGATGAAGGAGATCGGTACTGCAGCGGGCATGGAAGCAAGGGCAAAGTACAATGCCTATTCGGCCCTGGAGGACCGGGATATCTATAAAGGGCTGACCCTATGGTCTCCTAATGTGAATATCTTCCGTGATCCCAGATGGGGAAGGGGCCATGAAACGTATGGAGAAGATCCATACCTTTCCGGCAGACTGGGCGTGGGATTCATACAGGGAATCCAGGGAGAGGGCGAATACTTACTGGCAGCAGCCTGTGCCAAACACTTTGCGGTACACAGCGGACCGGAGGAACAGCGCCATACCTTTGATGCCAGAGTCAGCAGAAAGGATCTGTGGGAGACCTATCTGCCTGCCTTTGAGGCCTGCGTAACCGAAGGCAAGGTGGAAGGGGTCATGGGTGCGTATAACAGGACCAACGGAGAGCCATGCTGTGGCAGCAAAACTCTGATACAGGATATTCTGAAAGAGAAGTGGAAGTTTGACGGGTATTTTGTGTCTGATTGCTGGGCCATCAAGGATTTCCATGAAAACCATCATGTGACGGATACCGCCGCTCAGTCCGCAGCCATGGCACTGAGAAATGGCTGCGATATCAACTGTGGAAATACTTACCTGCATATTTTAAGTTCCTATGAGCAGGGCCTGGTGACAGAGGAGGAGATCACAGAGGCAGCGGTGCATGCGGTGCGCACCAGGATGCGTCTGGGGCTTTTTGATAAGGACTGTCCCTACAATCAGATTCCTTATGAGACGGTGGGATGCAAAAAACACAGAGAACTGGCTATCCATGCGGCAGAAAAATCCATGGTCCTCTTAAAGAATAACGGGCTTCTTCCTCTTGACAGGAAGCTTAAGAAGGTGGCTGTCATCGGGCCCAATGCGGACAGCCGCTGGCCGCTCATCGCCAATTACCACGGCACAGCGCCCCGGTATGTGACAGTACTGGACGGAATAGAGAATCTTCTTGATGAGGATGCTAGAATCTTTTACTCAGAAGGATGCCATACCATGAAAGACCGTGTAGAACGGCTGGCACTGCCGGGAGACCGCATAAGTGAGGCGGTGACTGCAGCCCTAAAGGCAGAGCTAGCCATTATATGCGTGGGACTGGATGAGAGGTATGAGGGGGAACAGCAGGATCTGGGTAACCGTTTTGATGAGGCAATCAGTATGGCGGATAAGCCCTCTCTGGCACTTCCTGAATCTCAGCGCCGCCTGCTGACAGCACTCATAGAGACTGGCATACCGCTGGTGGTGATAAATATGTCTGGAAGCGCCATGGACCTGGCGTGGCTGGATCAGGCGGAAAGCGTAAAAGCAATCCTGCAGGCGTGGTATCCCGGTGCTGAGGGCGGAATGGCCGTAGCCAGAGTCCTCTTTGGGAAGACCAGCCCATCAGGCAGACTTCCAGTCACCTTCTATCGGTCTGAGGAGGAGATCCCTCCCTATGAGGACTACAGCATGAAAAACCGGACCTACCGGTATATGAAAGAAGAAGCCCTTTATCCCTTTGGATTCGGCCTTTCCTATACCAGCTTCCGGTACAGGGACTTAGAGTGCGTTCCTGCAGGTGATGGCAGCGTGTCCGTATCTGTGAAGGTCAGGAACGAAGGACCGGCAGATGGTGAGGAAGTGGTTCAGGTATATATGAAGAACCTGGATTCTTCCCTTGCAGTGAGGAATCATTCCCTGTGTGCTTTTGCAAGGGTGAGTCTTGCAAAGGGACAGGAGAGAGAGGTAAGCTTCTGTCTTCCGGGTCTGGCTTTCTGTGTGGTGGACCAGGACGGGGAACGTCGCTTGGATGGGCATCGGTACGACATTTATGCGGGCGGCAGCCAGCCTGACGGCAGGAGCTGTCTGCTTATGGGCTCCGAGCCCTTAAGAGCCCGGGTGGAGCTGTAA
- a CDS encoding carbohydrate ABC transporter permease — protein MGVLLKRKIKNAILYAISIVIALITGFPFVFLVINSFKGMGEYLTNIWRLPKEPFFGNYQLVLKPDFLRYFLNSVVVSGVSVFIIVVVSSMISFTFARLKYRGRNLLYFAIIAGMMIPVHTTLIPTFTLLSSIGLTDTLTGLVGPYVSYNIPIAVFILTQFFREIPKELEEAAIIDGCSIVGTFKNIILPLSGPAISTIVVYTFLNIWNEFINANVLINSTGKKTLPLGIREFYGMQSVNIPAVLTAILIGSLPVILLYFFAQEKVVNGLTQGAVKG, from the coding sequence ATGGGCGTGTTGTTAAAAAGAAAAATAAAGAATGCCATTCTCTATGCGATCAGCATCGTTATTGCACTGATTACAGGATTCCCCTTTGTGTTTCTGGTCATCAACAGCTTTAAAGGCATGGGGGAATACTTAACCAATATCTGGAGACTTCCAAAAGAGCCGTTTTTCGGAAATTACCAGTTGGTCTTAAAACCAGATTTTCTCCGGTACTTCTTAAACAGCGTTGTGGTGTCAGGAGTTAGTGTTTTCATCATTGTGGTCGTATCATCCATGATCTCCTTTACCTTTGCAAGGCTTAAATATAGAGGAAGGAATCTGCTTTACTTTGCCATTATCGCGGGAATGATGATCCCGGTACATACGACACTGATCCCCACATTCACGCTTTTAAGCAGCATCGGGCTGACGGATACCTTAACCGGCCTGGTGGGGCCTTATGTCAGTTACAACATTCCTATTGCCGTTTTCATACTGACTCAGTTTTTCCGGGAGATACCAAAGGAGCTGGAGGAAGCGGCCATCATTGACGGCTGCAGCATTGTGGGAACCTTTAAGAATATCATACTTCCCCTGTCTGGTCCGGCTATTTCTACAATCGTAGTATATACATTTTTGAACATCTGGAATGAATTCATTAATGCCAACGTGCTGATCAACAGTACGGGAAAGAAGACCCTGCCTTTAGGGATCCGGGAATTCTACGGCATGCAGTCTGTGAATATACCGGCAGTGCTTACCGCTATCCTGATAGGATCGCTTCCGGTCATCCTTTTGTACTTTTTTGCACAGGAAAAGGTGGTTAACGGACTGACCCAGGGAGCGGTTAAAGGCTGA
- a CDS encoding carbohydrate ABC transporter permease, whose amino-acid sequence MSKRNKHIGIITLFVLPALLFYGTFNVVGIVRTFIYSFMDWKGISANRTFAGFGNYIELFGDSLFWNAMGNNVILVIVSVAIQLPGALLLALLINQELKGTRFFRTVFFMPMLLSTVATGIMWILFYDPYFGLIASLMQKLGLKSIAFLEGRSSMPSILFVICWQFIPFYMIILKAGLTNIPTDIYEAARIDGANGEQCFWKITLPLLVPTLRSAAVLQLVGSLKYFDLFYVMMGGAPNRATELMATYMYKKGFTEFRMGYASAIAASMFILCFAIACMFLYITRDKEAA is encoded by the coding sequence ATGAGCAAACGAAATAAACATATAGGAATCATAACGCTGTTCGTGCTTCCGGCCCTGCTGTTTTACGGTACATTTAACGTAGTGGGAATCGTCAGGACATTCATCTACAGCTTTATGGACTGGAAGGGGATCAGCGCCAACAGGACCTTTGCAGGGTTTGGGAATTACATCGAGCTATTCGGGGATTCCCTGTTCTGGAATGCCATGGGGAATAACGTAATCCTGGTCATTGTCTCCGTGGCTATCCAGCTCCCCGGAGCCCTGCTCCTAGCCCTGCTGATTAATCAGGAGCTTAAGGGAACAAGGTTTTTCCGTACGGTGTTTTTTATGCCAATGCTGCTGTCCACGGTTGCTACCGGTATCATGTGGATTCTGTTTTACGATCCCTATTTTGGCCTGATAGCCAGTCTTATGCAGAAGCTGGGGTTAAAAAGCATTGCTTTTCTGGAGGGAAGATCCTCCATGCCTTCCATTCTGTTCGTCATATGCTGGCAGTTCATTCCCTTCTATATGATTATATTAAAGGCGGGACTGACCAATATCCCGACGGACATTTATGAGGCGGCCAGGATTGACGGGGCAAATGGGGAGCAGTGTTTCTGGAAAATTACTCTTCCGCTTCTTGTACCGACCCTGCGCTCGGCGGCTGTCCTGCAGCTGGTGGGGTCTTTAAAATACTTTGACTTATTCTATGTCATGATGGGCGGCGCGCCCAACAGGGCGACAGAGCTGATGGCCACCTACATGTACAAGAAAGGGTTTACGGAATTCCGTATGGGATATGCCAGCGCCATTGCTGCCAGCATGTTCATTCTGTGTTTTGCCATTGCATGCATGTTCCTTTACATTACGAGAGATAAGGAGGCGGCATAA
- a CDS encoding extracellular solute-binding protein has translation MNKKILACVLAATMAAGALAGCSGTSQSGAAAGGTTASKVSAGGAESQGGEAKTGENITLTLWHIENDAKRQEVVKRCIERFEASHPNVKVEQVPMENDPYKTKLTTAMAAGQEPDIFISWGGGWLQSFVEEGKVLDIDEDVRKISDIYHESALSLFELEGKYWAVPFRAGAAPVYYNTEIYKDLGLKVPETVEELEANCEIIKEHGIIPFAEGNSSQWPGALTFIWLSLREGGSQTFLDAYNRTGNATFEDESFIKAGQRIQDWVKKGYYPEGLNGINYDTGGSRMLFYSGQAAHIVQTNSFVSNCKSEKPDFYENNLGLFNYPVIEGGKGKADEILGGGNGYSISASCKNPKEAMELVKVLTDQEYAQDMSDTAGILTGIKGVEIKDSKLQQMEELLVHASYMQNFYDQFLPTELGNLHKQTTYDLFGLTTTPEQAAADMEALAQKDLVKK, from the coding sequence ATGAACAAAAAGATTCTTGCATGTGTATTGGCAGCAACTATGGCAGCAGGAGCCCTTGCAGGATGCAGCGGAACTTCCCAAAGTGGCGCAGCAGCGGGTGGAACGACGGCTTCAAAGGTATCCGCTGGGGGAGCGGAGAGCCAGGGAGGGGAAGCAAAGACTGGGGAGAATATCACCCTTACGCTGTGGCATATTGAAAATGACGCCAAACGGCAGGAGGTAGTGAAACGTTGTATTGAGAGATTTGAGGCCAGCCATCCCAATGTGAAGGTGGAACAGGTGCCCATGGAGAACGACCCTTATAAGACCAAGCTTACCACCGCCATGGCAGCCGGACAGGAGCCGGATATATTCATCTCCTGGGGCGGCGGCTGGCTCCAGTCCTTTGTGGAAGAGGGAAAGGTGCTTGATATTGACGAGGATGTGAGAAAAATCTCTGATATTTACCACGAGTCGGCCCTGTCTCTTTTCGAACTTGAGGGGAAATACTGGGCAGTGCCCTTCCGGGCAGGCGCAGCCCCTGTGTACTATAATACCGAGATTTACAAGGATCTGGGACTTAAGGTTCCGGAGACGGTAGAAGAGCTTGAGGCCAATTGTGAAATTATTAAGGAACATGGCATCATCCCTTTTGCCGAGGGCAATTCCAGCCAGTGGCCGGGTGCACTTACCTTTATATGGCTGTCCCTTAGAGAGGGAGGCTCCCAGACGTTCCTTGACGCCTATAACCGTACCGGCAATGCTACGTTTGAGGATGAAAGCTTTATTAAAGCCGGACAGAGGATCCAGGATTGGGTGAAGAAAGGATATTACCCAGAAGGCCTCAATGGTATCAACTATGATACCGGCGGATCCAGAATGCTGTTTTACAGCGGTCAGGCAGCTCACATTGTACAGACGAACAGCTTCGTATCCAACTGTAAGTCTGAAAAACCGGATTTCTACGAGAATAATCTGGGGTTGTTCAACTACCCTGTAATAGAAGGCGGCAAAGGGAAGGCAGACGAGATCTTAGGAGGAGGCAACGGATATTCTATCTCTGCTTCCTGCAAAAATCCCAAAGAAGCGATGGAACTGGTAAAAGTCCTGACAGATCAGGAGTATGCCCAGGATATGTCTGATACCGCTGGCATCCTCACCGGAATAAAGGGTGTGGAAATCAAGGACAGCAAGCTGCAACAGATGGAGGAGCTTCTGGTTCATGCATCTTATATGCAGAACTTCTACGATCAGTTCCTGCCAACAGAGCTTGGAAACTTACATAAGCAGACCACCTATGACCTCTTTGGACTCACCACCACGCCAGAGCAGGCGGCCGCTGACATGGAAGCACTGGCACAGAAGGATCTGGTTAAGAAATAA
- a CDS encoding helix-turn-helix domain-containing protein, with translation MISERMKVLIADDEFLICELIKKMILWDELQLEFAGCAHNGQELFGQIQEIRPAIVITDISMPVMDGIELIRQTRYLNIPCRFIIVSGYKQFEYAHNALKYSVDDYILKPINENELNQALKKIMEELNSHQNQAAGNAMPSIHTEHPGRSFFLKRIIWEIQDPAVPLEQVVGEYGIDFKPGLFCILCLKLDFVNQSADNLDNIGSLNKKLISMFHEEFEGFCFQVLSCMEGSAIYLGINYPRQAAGSFFSHLQEFYQKACNLLDLFAGLKITVGVGDSYDKISSFGQSNKDAMDAAYYRMLSGCGQILYWKKLPPVPYLTEVEKNLYLQQFKKAIESVNITDFMATLNQLFFRPKNLFPLFDIIDMLGEICRLLVRMDLSLDQEEVPLDYLSGQIHYAIENALSLDALKSAISEPVSYIFENIHKAVQAQNTRPIRMVLKYIEEHYTDPIRLEDAALLVTLNPAYLSNIFKKETGENFVDYLNSYRIGQARELIKDSNLSINEIAYSTGFQDARYFSKLFKKYVGITPKDYRKIYS, from the coding sequence GTGATAAGTGAAAGAATGAAGGTGCTCATAGCCGACGATGAATTCCTGATATGCGAGCTGATTAAAAAGATGATCCTATGGGATGAGCTGCAGCTGGAATTTGCTGGCTGCGCCCACAACGGTCAGGAGTTGTTTGGGCAGATTCAGGAAATACGCCCTGCCATCGTGATTACGGACATCAGCATGCCTGTTATGGACGGCATTGAGCTCATCCGCCAGACACGATATCTAAATATTCCCTGCCGCTTCATCATCGTAAGCGGCTATAAACAGTTTGAATACGCTCACAATGCCTTAAAATATTCGGTAGATGACTATATTTTAAAACCCATCAATGAAAACGAACTGAACCAGGCCCTTAAGAAAATCATGGAAGAATTGAATAGCCATCAGAACCAGGCTGCAGGTAATGCTATGCCTTCCATCCACACAGAACATCCCGGCAGATCCTTTTTCTTAAAGCGTATTATTTGGGAAATCCAGGACCCTGCTGTCCCGCTGGAGCAGGTCGTCGGGGAATATGGCATAGACTTTAAACCCGGACTGTTCTGTATCCTCTGCCTTAAGCTTGACTTTGTCAACCAGAGTGCCGATAATCTGGACAATATCGGCTCCTTAAACAAAAAGCTGATCTCCATGTTCCACGAGGAATTTGAAGGCTTCTGCTTCCAGGTCCTTTCGTGCATGGAGGGCAGCGCTATCTATCTCGGCATCAATTATCCCCGGCAGGCGGCCGGATCTTTTTTTAGCCATCTCCAGGAATTTTACCAGAAGGCCTGTAACCTTCTGGACCTATTTGCCGGACTTAAGATTACCGTGGGTGTCGGCGATTCCTATGATAAAATCTCCTCCTTCGGACAGTCCAATAAGGACGCCATGGATGCTGCCTATTACCGCATGCTGTCAGGCTGCGGCCAGATCCTGTACTGGAAGAAGCTGCCTCCGGTTCCATATCTTACAGAGGTGGAAAAAAACTTATATTTACAGCAGTTCAAAAAGGCCATTGAATCCGTAAACATCACGGATTTCATGGCAACATTAAATCAGTTGTTTTTCAGGCCAAAGAACCTCTTTCCACTGTTTGACATCATAGACATGCTGGGGGAGATATGCCGGTTGCTTGTACGCATGGACTTATCTTTGGACCAGGAAGAGGTGCCGCTTGACTACTTATCCGGCCAGATCCACTACGCCATAGAAAACGCATTGTCTTTAGATGCCTTAAAGTCTGCCATATCGGAACCTGTGTCCTACATATTTGAAAATATCCACAAGGCTGTCCAGGCTCAGAACACCCGCCCCATCCGCATGGTACTCAAATACATCGAGGAACATTACACAGATCCAATCCGGCTGGAGGATGCAGCGCTTTTAGTAACCTTAAATCCTGCCTACCTATCCAATATCTTTAAAAAGGAGACCGGTGAGAATTTCGTGGACTATTTAAATTCATACCGGATCGGTCAGGCCAGGGAGCTCATAAAGGACTCAAATCTGTCCATCAATGAGATTGCATATTCCACAGGCTTTCAGGATGCCCGTTATTTCAGTAAGCTTTTTAAAAAATACGTAGGCATCACGCCGAAGGATTACCGAAAAATATACAGTTGA
- a CDS encoding sensor histidine kinase has protein sequence MKLLTEKKLQKLLEEHSQKAVRDNARYYENEILKKQTELLTLQNQINPHFLYNALECIRAQAVLSDMGEIADITYALSNFFRYSISTKSDFATLNDEVNVINNYMKIQQYRFRDRFCLNVDLPDTWSSIMDAVIPKLTLQPIVENSIVHAFTESADNGVITIEIIPAKKHINIRISDNGKGIDSDTLKMLNHSLEQEYYVSPNHGKRSTGIALWNVNRRLKLVFGDSYGLHVSSTPALGTDVEIHIPYISVNSDDFSQTGGNTYA, from the coding sequence ATGAAGCTCTTAACAGAAAAGAAATTACAAAAGCTCTTAGAGGAGCATAGCCAGAAGGCCGTCCGTGATAATGCGCGTTACTATGAAAATGAAATCCTGAAGAAGCAGACCGAACTCCTAACCCTGCAAAATCAGATAAACCCGCATTTTCTGTATAATGCCCTGGAATGCATCCGTGCACAGGCCGTACTAAGCGACATGGGGGAGATAGCGGATATCACCTACGCCCTGTCAAACTTCTTCCGCTACAGCATCAGCACAAAAAGCGACTTTGCCACTTTGAACGATGAAGTAAATGTAATCAACAATTATATGAAGATCCAGCAATACCGCTTCCGCGACAGATTCTGTCTGAACGTGGATCTGCCGGATACCTGGAGCAGCATCATGGATGCGGTGATTCCAAAGCTCACCCTGCAGCCCATTGTGGAAAACAGCATCGTACATGCCTTTACGGAATCCGCAGACAACGGGGTTATTACCATAGAAATTATCCCTGCCAAAAAGCATATTAATATCCGCATATCCGATAACGGAAAAGGGATCGATTCCGATACCCTTAAGATGCTGAACCATTCCCTGGAGCAGGAGTACTATGTCTCACCCAATCACGGCAAAAGGAGCACCGGCATTGCCCTGTGGAACGTAAACCGGCGGCTGAAGCTGGTCTTCGGAGACAGCTACGGGCTCCATGTATCCAGTACACCTGCCCTGGGAACCGATGTGGAGATTCACATCCCTTACATCTCCGTGAATTCCGATGACTTTTCCCAAACCGGAGGAAATACCTATGCCTGA
- a CDS encoding ATP-binding cassette domain-containing protein, whose translation MPDELYRIQDLCLRKDNTMLIDHLTMYQYKGEIIGLMGLHDSGKTLLSLILSGQELPDSGRFYYEESPVSCQNLASHVALVQRHSSLIPSLSVAENVFIVRRHKRRAFLMHRKLILHEAQNYMREMKLTIPPHAQVKHLTRSEQCLVEILKAYILGARLIILDDIPLTFFQDPQFSMMYQYLKEKKVSFLIISCDIYQLQLFSDRIYFMDDHRMVKWVYNEKRNAIDISRLYSRPLAYTEPSSHESPVVAMKADGLCYGSLKHISFELHEGGIVAIFDLFRNASSQLLALLSHPRDLTSGSISVYENPVKGESCASFVFAGFDLEDCIFETLSTRDNICIGSYRKLAGPLGILKRARMQYVEQTFLKEYEEEGFVPRSSCRKLPKKEKLAMYLYRLELLRKKIIFCIYPEKYIDYDTLHMLKKSLLRIARRGNTVCIITCDFEKIYPLAERHLILSLDSIQEYAGGDNA comes from the coding sequence ATGCCTGATGAACTGTACCGGATACAGGATCTATGTTTGCGCAAAGACAATACCATGCTCATAGACCATCTGACTATGTATCAATATAAGGGTGAAATTATCGGACTCATGGGACTTCACGACTCGGGAAAGACTCTGCTTTCCCTTATCCTCTCCGGCCAGGAGCTTCCGGACAGCGGCAGATTCTACTATGAAGAGTCTCCTGTTTCCTGTCAGAATCTGGCCTCCCACGTTGCCCTGGTGCAAAGGCACAGCTCCCTGATTCCATCTCTCTCAGTGGCGGAAAATGTGTTCATCGTCCGGCGCCATAAGAGGAGAGCCTTTCTCATGCATAGAAAGCTTATCCTCCATGAGGCGCAGAATTACATGCGGGAAATGAAGCTTACGATTCCACCCCATGCGCAGGTGAAACATCTTACAAGATCAGAGCAATGTCTGGTGGAAATACTGAAAGCTTATATCCTGGGAGCCAGGCTGATCATCCTGGATGACATTCCTCTGACCTTCTTTCAGGACCCACAGTTCTCCATGATGTATCAGTATCTGAAAGAAAAAAAGGTTTCTTTCCTTATAATATCCTGTGATATATACCAGCTTCAGCTCTTTTCAGACCGCATTTACTTTATGGACGACCACCGTATGGTTAAATGGGTATACAATGAAAAAAGGAATGCCATTGATATCTCCAGACTGTACAGCCGCCCATTGGCTTACACAGAGCCTTCTTCCCACGAATCCCCAGTCGTGGCGATGAAAGCGGACGGGCTCTGTTACGGTTCCTTAAAGCACATTTCCTTTGAACTTCATGAAGGCGGGATCGTTGCCATCTTTGACTTATTCCGCAACGCCTCATCCCAACTGCTGGCCCTCCTCTCCCATCCCCGGGATCTGACCTCCGGCTCCATCAGCGTCTATGAAAATCCCGTCAAAGGAGAGAGCTGCGCTTCCTTTGTTTTTGCCGGATTTGATCTGGAGGACTGTATCTTCGAAACACTGTCCACCAGAGATAATATATGCATCGGCAGCTACAGGAAACTGGCCGGTCCCCTGGGCATCCTAAAACGCGCCAGAATGCAGTATGTGGAACAGACTTTCCTAAAAGAATATGAGGAAGAAGGGTTTGTCCCCCGCTCCTCCTGCCGGAAACTCCCCAAGAAGGAAAAGCTGGCCATGTACTTATACCGGCTTGAGCTTCTGCGAAAGAAAATCATCTTCTGCATCTATCCGGAAAAATATATTGATTATGACACCCTGCATATGCTGAAGAAATCCCTGCTGCGCATCGCCAGAAGAGGAAATACCGTTTGCATCATTACGTGTGACTTTGAAAAGATATATCCTCTGGCGGAGCGCCATCTGATCCTGTCGTTAGATTCCATACAGGAGTATGCCGGCGGAGACAATGCGTAA